In one Vulgatibacter incomptus genomic region, the following are encoded:
- a CDS encoding pirin family protein — MSEVDIVIVPPTRDLGDGFQVRRALPSIERRMVGPFVFFDQMGPTLLEVGKGLDVRPHPHIGLATVTYLFDGEILHRDSLGSVQPIRPGELNWMTAGSGIVHSERTPPELRPVEAPLFGIQAWVALPQEHEEADASFAHHGGAELPVVEGDGVRARVIAGELFGARSPARLLSEMFYVDAQVDAGAEVAVPAGFEERAVYVANGTVEIPADGTRYESGRLLVLKPGQTVAVKAASDARLMLLGGPPMDGSRHVWWNFVSSSRERIERAKADWQAGRIGQVPGETEWIPLPGTGPAVVRYP; from the coding sequence GTGAGCGAAGTCGATATCGTGATCGTGCCGCCGACGAGGGATCTCGGCGATGGCTTCCAGGTCCGGCGGGCGCTGCCGTCGATCGAGCGGCGGATGGTGGGACCGTTCGTCTTCTTCGATCAGATGGGGCCGACGCTCCTCGAGGTGGGGAAGGGGCTCGACGTCCGGCCGCATCCGCACATCGGTCTGGCGACGGTGACCTACCTCTTCGACGGCGAGATCCTCCACCGCGACAGCCTCGGATCGGTGCAGCCGATTCGCCCCGGCGAGCTCAACTGGATGACGGCCGGGAGCGGGATCGTGCACTCGGAGCGGACGCCGCCGGAGCTGAGGCCCGTGGAGGCGCCGCTCTTCGGAATCCAGGCGTGGGTCGCGCTGCCGCAGGAGCACGAGGAGGCGGATGCCTCCTTCGCGCATCACGGCGGGGCCGAGCTCCCCGTCGTCGAAGGCGACGGCGTTCGGGCCCGCGTGATCGCGGGTGAGCTATTCGGCGCGCGGTCGCCGGCGCGCCTCCTGTCCGAGATGTTCTACGTGGACGCACAGGTCGACGCCGGGGCCGAGGTCGCCGTCCCGGCGGGCTTCGAGGAGCGCGCGGTCTACGTTGCGAACGGCACGGTGGAGATCCCCGCGGACGGGACGCGCTACGAGAGCGGGAGGCTCTTGGTGCTCAAGCCGGGCCAGACCGTGGCGGTGAAGGCGGCGTCCGACGCCCGCCTCATGCTGCTGGGCGGGCCGCCGATGGACGGCTCCCGCCACGTTTGGTGGAACTTCGTCTCCAGCTCCCGCGAGCGGATCGAGCGCGCGAAGGCCGACTGGCAGGCCGGCCGCATCGGCCAGGTCCCCGGCGAGACGGAG